In Rhipicephalus microplus isolate Deutch F79 chromosome 9, USDA_Rmic, whole genome shotgun sequence, one genomic interval encodes:
- the LOC119163420 gene encoding zinc finger protein PLAGL2 codes for MKVESWPAGGRQYRCPTTGCGRLFSSKFKLLRHALIHGGERPFQCPSCERRFHRKDHLKTHQQVHDPNKALHTCALCGKKYSSALSFRKHSALHAAEAGDPVCRLCGAAFARREDVLLHLKVHSGASSRLVKPPTERRFKCDRCERSFFTRKDVKRHLVVHTGQRNFQCQFCPQKFGRKDHLVRHTKKTHHGQAAAAPWMTAFAPSTTAASIVSAVTLTEEPPHHHRPPPPSANPTLLLTAGYCGGPSIAAPPPPLPHFSQAFQ; via the coding sequence ATGAAGGTCGAGAGCTGGCCGGCGGGGGGCCGCCAGTATCGCTGCCCGACCACgggctgtggacgcctgttcaGCTCAAAGTTCAAGCTGCTGCGACACGCGCTCATCCACGGCGGCGAGCGGCCCTTCCAGTGCCCATCATGCGAGCGCCGCTTCCACCGCAAGGACCACCTTAAGACGCACCAGCAGGTACACGACCCCAACAAGGCGCTGCACACATGTGCGCTATGCGGCAAGAAGTACAGCTCGGCGCTCTCGTTCCGTAAGCACTCGGCACTGCATGCAGCCGAGGCCGGCGACCCCGTCTGCCGTCTGTGCGGTGCGGCATTTGCACGCCGCGAGGACGTCCTGCTGCACCTGAAGGTGCACTCAGGGGCCTCCTCGCGGCTCGTCAAGCCGCCTACCGAGCGCCGCTTCAAGTGCGACCGTTGCGAGCGTTCATTcttcactcgcaaggatgtcaaGCGTCACCTGGTGGTGCACACTGGCCAGCGCAACTTCCAGTGCCAGTTCTGCCCACAGAAGTTTGGTCGCAAGGACCACCTGGTCCGCCACACCAAAAAGACGCACCACGGCCAAGCGGCCGCTGCCCCCTGGATGACGGCCTTTGCGCCTTCCACTACTGCCGCGAGCATTGTCTCAGCTGTCACTTTGACCGAGGagccgccacaccaccaccgcccGCCTCCTCCGTCGGCCAATCCAACACTTTTGCTAACGGCAGGTTATTGCGGCGGGCCTAGCATTGCAGCGCCTCCACCACCTCTGCCCCATTTCAGCCAGGCCTTCCAGTAG